In one Vicugna pacos chromosome 22, VicPac4, whole genome shotgun sequence genomic region, the following are encoded:
- the RPS15 gene encoding small ribosomal subunit protein uS19, whose translation MAEVEQKKKRTFRKFTYRGVDLDQLLDMSYEQLMQLYSARQRRRLNRGLRRKQHSLLKRLRKAKKEAPPMEKPEVVKTHLRDMIILPEMVGSMVGVYNGKTFNQVEIKPEMIGHYLGEFSITYKPVKHGRPGIGATHSSRFIPLK comes from the exons ATG GCGGAAGTGGAACAGAAGAAGAAGCGGACCTTTCGCAAGTTCACGTACCGCGGCGTGGACCTCGACCAGCTGCTGGACATGTCCTA CGAGCAGCTGATGCAGCTGTACAGCGCGCGGCAGCGGCGGCGTCTGAACCGGGGCCTGCGGAGGAAGCAGCACTCGCTGCTGAAGCGCCTGCGCAAGGCCAAGAAGGAGGCGCCGCCCATGGAAAAGCCCGAGGTGGTGAAGACGCACCTGCGCGATATGATTATTTTGCCCGAGATGGTGGGCAGCATGGTGGGCGTGTACAACGGCAAGACCTTCAACCAAGTGGAGATCAAG CCCGAGATGATCGGCCACTACTTAGGCGAGTTCTCAATCACCTACAAGCCCGTGAAGCACGGCCGGCCTGGCATCGGGGCCACCCACTCCTCCCGCTTCATCCCCCTCAAGTAG